From the genome of Thermoflexus hugenholtzii, one region includes:
- the aceA gene encoding isocitrate lyase translates to MARDGTLWMAEAEALEQRWATDPRWKGIRRDYTALDVIRLRGSVRIEYTLARRGAERLWQLLHTEPYVATFGALTGAQAVQMVRAGLKAIYVSGWQVAADANLAGQTYPDQSLYPVNSVPALVRRIQNALLRADQIDWVEGRRERDWLVPIVADAEAGFGGIIHAFELMKAMIEAGAAGVHFEDQLAAEKKCGHLGGKVLIPTGQFIRILNAARLAADVLDVPTLLIARTDARSATLLTSDIDERDRPFLTGERTPEGYFVVRGGLESAIARTLAYAPYADLLWFETSRPDLEEARRFAEAIHATFPGKLLAYNCSPSFNWKRHLDDAAIARFQRELAAMGYKFQFITLAGWHLLNLHTFELARSYRQEGMSAYVRLQEAEFAREAEGYTAVRHQREVGTGYFDAVVLAVTRGASATVALAGSTEAEQFHGTTHP, encoded by the coding sequence ATGGCCCGCGACGGCACGCTGTGGATGGCGGAAGCGGAGGCGCTGGAGCAGCGCTGGGCAACGGATCCGCGCTGGAAGGGCATCCGTCGCGATTACACGGCCCTCGACGTCATCCGGTTGCGGGGATCCGTGCGGATCGAATACACGCTGGCCCGCCGCGGGGCGGAGCGGCTCTGGCAACTCCTGCACACGGAGCCCTACGTCGCCACCTTCGGCGCCCTGACCGGAGCTCAGGCCGTGCAGATGGTCCGCGCCGGGCTGAAAGCGATCTACGTGAGCGGCTGGCAGGTGGCTGCCGACGCCAACCTCGCCGGGCAGACCTACCCGGATCAGAGCCTCTATCCCGTCAACAGCGTCCCCGCCCTGGTCCGTCGGATCCAGAACGCCCTGTTGCGCGCCGATCAGATCGATTGGGTGGAGGGACGCCGGGAGCGCGACTGGCTGGTCCCCATCGTCGCCGACGCGGAGGCCGGGTTCGGAGGGATCATCCACGCTTTCGAGCTGATGAAGGCGATGATCGAGGCGGGGGCAGCCGGGGTGCACTTCGAGGACCAGCTGGCGGCCGAGAAGAAATGCGGCCACCTGGGGGGGAAGGTCCTGATCCCCACCGGCCAGTTCATCCGCATCCTGAACGCCGCCCGGCTGGCCGCCGACGTCCTGGATGTGCCCACCCTGCTCATCGCCCGCACCGATGCGCGGAGTGCCACCCTCCTCACCAGCGACATCGACGAGCGCGACCGTCCCTTCCTGACCGGGGAGCGGACCCCGGAGGGGTATTTCGTCGTGCGGGGCGGGCTGGAGAGCGCCATCGCCCGCACTCTCGCCTACGCCCCCTACGCGGATCTGCTCTGGTTTGAGACCTCCCGGCCGGACCTGGAGGAGGCCCGGCGGTTCGCTGAGGCCATCCACGCGACGTTCCCGGGCAAGCTCCTGGCCTACAATTGCTCGCCCTCTTTCAACTGGAAACGCCACCTGGATGACGCCGCCATCGCCCGCTTCCAGCGGGAGCTCGCTGCCATGGGCTACAAGTTCCAGTTCATCACCCTGGCCGGCTGGCATCTGCTCAACCTGCACACCTTCGAGCTGGCCCGCTCTTACCGCCAGGAAGGGATGTCGGCTTACGTCCGCCTCCAGGAGGCCGAGTTCGCCCGGGAGGCGGAGGGATACACGGCGGTCCGCCACCAGCGGGAGGTGGGGACCGGCTACTTCGACGCCGTGGTGCTGGCCGTCACCCGCGGGGCATCCGCCACGGTCGCCCTCGCCGGCTCCACAGAAGCCGAACAGTTCCACGGAACCACCCACCCCTGA
- the aceB gene encoding malate synthase A, with amino-acid sequence MHTARERIEIRGPVEEPFTEILTPEAVAFVAELARAFEEERQRLLARRRERYARLAAGERPDFPPETQAIRTADWRVAPPPKDLRCRWVEITGPTDRKMVINALNSGAQVFMADFEDANAPTWTNMLYGQWNLREAVRRTIRYVAPDGREYRLTEETATLMVRPRGLHLSEPRMLVDGRPVAGALFDLGLFLFHNARELLSRGSGPYLYLPKMEGYHEARFWNQVCEAAEDRLDLPRGAIRVSVLIEHILAAFEMEEILYELRERITALNLGRWDYIFSMIKVFAHDPAMVLPDRNRLTVPATPFLRAAAQRLVQVAHRRGAHAIGGMSAYIPRRDPAANERAFAEVRADKTWEVGMGFDGAWVAHPGLVPVVREIFREALQGPDQLHRLPEGEVTPEMLLQVPEGPITEEGLRNNISVALQYLGAWLAGRGAVAIFNRMEDTATAEIARSQIWQWRRHGARLDDGRPVDGTLYRTLRDQEIAALEEANREEGLRLREAQALLDLLVEAERFIPFLTEPGMAYLEEPVSSHV; translated from the coding sequence ATGCACACCGCGCGGGAGAGGATCGAGATCCGTGGACCTGTGGAAGAGCCCTTCACGGAGATCCTGACCCCGGAGGCGGTCGCCTTCGTCGCCGAGCTGGCCCGAGCCTTCGAGGAAGAGCGGCAGCGTCTGCTGGCCCGACGCCGGGAGCGTTACGCCCGTCTGGCAGCCGGGGAACGCCCCGACTTTCCCCCGGAGACGCAGGCGATCCGCACGGCAGACTGGCGAGTGGCCCCGCCTCCGAAGGATCTGCGCTGCCGATGGGTGGAGATCACCGGGCCGACGGATCGCAAGATGGTGATCAACGCCCTCAACTCCGGGGCCCAGGTCTTCATGGCGGATTTCGAGGACGCCAACGCCCCAACCTGGACGAACATGCTTTATGGGCAATGGAACCTTCGGGAGGCGGTGCGGCGGACCATCCGTTACGTCGCGCCCGACGGACGGGAATACCGCCTGACGGAGGAGACGGCCACGCTGATGGTGCGCCCGCGCGGGCTGCATTTGAGCGAACCCCGCATGCTCGTGGACGGCCGGCCGGTCGCCGGGGCACTGTTCGACCTCGGGCTTTTCCTCTTCCACAACGCCCGGGAGCTTCTGAGCCGGGGAAGCGGCCCCTACCTCTATCTGCCCAAGATGGAGGGCTACCACGAGGCCCGTTTCTGGAACCAGGTCTGCGAGGCCGCGGAGGACCGGTTGGATCTGCCCCGTGGGGCCATCCGCGTCTCCGTCCTCATCGAACATATCCTGGCGGCCTTCGAGATGGAGGAGATCCTGTATGAGCTGCGGGAGCGGATCACGGCGCTGAACCTGGGCCGGTGGGACTACATCTTCAGCATGATCAAGGTCTTCGCCCACGATCCGGCGATGGTCCTCCCTGATCGCAACCGGCTCACCGTGCCCGCCACCCCCTTCCTCCGGGCCGCCGCCCAACGGCTGGTGCAGGTCGCCCATCGGCGGGGCGCCCATGCCATCGGCGGGATGTCCGCTTACATCCCCCGCCGGGACCCCGCTGCCAACGAGCGGGCCTTCGCGGAGGTGCGGGCAGATAAAACCTGGGAGGTCGGGATGGGCTTCGACGGCGCCTGGGTCGCCCATCCGGGCCTCGTCCCGGTGGTCCGGGAGATCTTCCGGGAGGCCCTGCAGGGGCCGGACCAGCTCCATCGCCTCCCGGAGGGCGAGGTGACGCCGGAGATGTTGCTGCAGGTCCCAGAGGGTCCGATCACGGAAGAAGGGCTACGGAACAACATCTCCGTCGCGCTGCAATACCTGGGGGCCTGGCTGGCCGGGCGCGGCGCTGTGGCCATCTTCAACCGAATGGAGGACACCGCTACCGCTGAGATCGCCCGGTCCCAAATCTGGCAGTGGCGCCGCCACGGCGCCCGCCTGGACGACGGACGCCCGGTGGATGGAACCCTTTACCGCACCCTCCGGGACCAGGAAATCGCGGCCCTGGAGGAGGCAAACCGTGAGGAAGGCCTCCGCCTCCGGGAAGCTCAGGCGCTGCTGGACCTCCTGGTGGAAGCGGAGCGCTTCATCCCTTTCCTCACCGAACCGGGGATGGCTTATCTCGAGGAACCGGTCTCGTCCCACGTGTGA